One part of the Botrytis cinerea B05.10 chromosome 8, complete sequence genome encodes these proteins:
- the Bcrad30 gene encoding Bcrad30 encodes MSSPQPFMQSSPLQASPSRRKKSRFTYRHLAQLALSATSCPLRVIAHLDLDAFYAQVEMVRLGIEEDKPLAVQQWQGLIAINYPARAFGLNRHITITEAKKLCPDLICQHVATWREGDEKWAYHNDAFKNIATHKVSLDPYRLESKRILACIKDCLPKHLQRVEKASVDEVFMDLSAQIHATLLERYPELKGPAPYDDLTEQLPLPPTTFLDWKADALVDLDKNEAETDDPDWDDIAMLIGSEIVRTVRAAIREKLKYTCSAGVAQNKMLSKLGSAHKKPNQQTVIRNRAIQQFLSGFKFTKIRNLGGKTGEEVVKLFNTDMVNDLLLVPVEQLKQKLGEETGTWVYNVIRGIDVSDVNSRTQIKSMLSAKSFRPSINTPEQANRWLRIFAADIQSRLVEEGVLENKRRPKTINLHHRHGAQSKSRQAPIPQGKQMDEILLFELAKTLLNQIMLDGRVWPCSNLSLSVGGFEDGVPTGNMGIGAFLVKGDVARALNNPAPRAPNVSAERPEKRRRVLDAGIQKFFVKTDSVEEHDDDFGGEQSLAGPGIVYEEKGHSLPKMDFKAARLPQENEAARSPEIPANPSAPKQSQITEFLCTRCNQALDCAEAFQSHQDWHFAKDLHDEDRSRRTPPAPTPSSASKRGVASKKRGNGRGSRPEKGQSKLTFG; translated from the exons ATGTCTTCCCCGCAACCTTTTATGCAATCGTCCCCTCTTCAGGCCTCGCCGTCGCGTCGCAAGAAGAGTCGGTTTACGTATAGACACCTCGCACAGTTGGCTCTTTCTGCTACGTCATGCCCTCTGAGGGTGATCGCGCATCTCGACCTTGACGCATTCTATGCGCAGGTTGAGATGGTAAGATTAGGAATTGAGGAGGACAAGCCATTAGCTGTGCAACAATG GCAAGGTCTCATAGCTATCAATTATCCAGCCAGGGCATTTGGTCTCAACCGTCATATAACTATTACAGAAGCGAAGAAGCTATGTCCAGATCTCATATGTCAACATGTTGCAACTTGGCGCGAAGGCGACGAAAAATGGGCTTATCACAACGATGCTTTTAAGAATATTGCTACACATAAAGTCTCTCTCGATCCTTACAGACTCGAATCAAAACGGATATTGGCGTGTATAAAAGATTGTCTACCAAAACATTTGCAGAGAGTTGAGAAAGCTAGTGTAGATGAGGTTTTCATGGATCTATCTGCCCAAATCCATGCGACGCTTTTGGAGAGATATCCTGAGTTGAAGGGTCCTGCTCCTTATGATGATTTGACAGAACAACTGCCGCTACCCCCCACGACTTTTCTCGACTGGAAAGCCGATGCACTCGTGGATCTAGATAAGAATGAAGCGGAAACTGATGACCCTGATTGGGATGATATAGCAATGCTGATTGGTTCTGAAATCGTACGCACAGTTCGGGCCGCAATACGTGAGAAACTCAAATATACTTGTTCGGCCGGCGTTGCCCAAAACAAAATGCTTTCTAAATTGGGTTCCGCGCATAAGAAGCCAAATCAACAAACGGTTATCCGGAATCGGGCAATTCAGCAATTTTTATCAGGCTTCAAGTTTACtaaaattagaaatttgGGAGGCAAGACAGGTGAGGAAGTGGTCAAGCTATTTAATACAGATATGGTCAATGATCTGTTGCTTGTTCCCGTGGAGCAATTGAAGCAAAAATTAGGAGAAGAGACTGGGACGTGGGTCTACAACGTCATTCGTGGAATTGATGTCAGTGATGTCAATTCACGAACTCAGATAAAGTCGATGTTATCTGCAAAATCGTTTCGACCTAGCATTAACACACCCGAACAGGCTAACAGATGGCTCCGCATTTTTGCGGCGGATATACAATCCCGATTAGTGGAGGAGGGGGTTCTAGAGAACAAGAGAAGGCCCAAGACGATCAATTTGCACCATAGACATGGAGCCCAAAGCAAATCTCGACAAGCGCCTATTCCGCAAGGAAAGCAGATGGATGAAATACTCCTTTTTGAACTTGCCAAGACACTTCTGAATCAAATCATGCTTGATGGGAGGGTTTGGCCTTGTTCTAATTTGAGTTTAAGTGTCGGCGGGTTTGAGGATGGAGTGCCCACTGGTAACATGGGTATCGGGGCGTTTTTGGTCAAAGGTGATGTAGCCAGGGCTCTAAACAATCCAGCTCCGCGAGCCCCGAACGTATCTGCGGAGAGACCTGAAAAGAGACGCCGTGTACTTGATGCAGGAATCCAGAAATTCTTCGTCAAAACAGATAGCGTCGAAGAGcacgatgatgattttggcgGTGAGCAGAGTTTAGCCGGGCCAGGCATCGTATATGAGGAAAAGGGGCATTCGCTTCCCAAAATGGATTTCAAGGCTGCACGTTTACCACAAGAGAATGAGGCGGCCAGAAGCCCAGAAATACCAGCCAATCCCTCTGCCCCAAAACAATCACAAATTACGGAATTTCTATGCACCCGTTGCAATCAGGCGCTGGATTGTGCAGAGGCATTTCAGAGTCATCAAGATTGGCATTTCGCTAAAGATCTTCATGATGAGGATCGTTCAAGGCGTACACCGCCAGCTCCTACTCCTTCCTCCGCCAGCAAAAGGGGTGTGGCATCGAAGAAACGAGGCAACGGACGTGGTAGCCGACCAGAAAAGGGTCAAAGCAAGTTGACATTTGGATAA
- the Bcrad30 gene encoding Bcrad30, translated as MVRILPQWQGLIAINYPARAFGLNRHITITEAKKLCPDLICQHVATWREGDEKWAYHNDAFKNIATHKVSLDPYRLESKRILACIKDCLPKHLQRVEKASVDEVFMDLSAQIHATLLERYPELKGPAPYDDLTEQLPLPPTTFLDWKADALVDLDKNEAETDDPDWDDIAMLIGSEIVRTVRAAIREKLKYTCSAGVAQNKMLSKLGSAHKKPNQQTVIRNRAIQQFLSGFKFTKIRNLGGKTGEEVVKLFNTDMVNDLLLVPVEQLKQKLGEETGTWVYNVIRGIDVSDVNSRTQIKSMLSAKSFRPSINTPEQANRWLRIFAADIQSRLVEEGVLENKRRPKTINLHHRHGAQSKSRQAPIPQGKQMDEILLFELAKTLLNQIMLDGRVWPCSNLSLSVGGFEDGVPTGNMGIGAFLVKGDVARALNNPAPRAPNVSAERPEKRRRVLDAGIQKFFVKTDSVEEHDDDFGGEQSLAGPGIVYEEKGHSLPKMDFKAARLPQENEAARSPEIPANPSAPKQSQITEFLCTRCNQALDCAEAFQSHQDWHFAKDLHDEDRSRRTPPAPTPSSASKRGVASKKRGNGRGSRPEKGQSKLTFG; from the exons ATGGTGAGGATTCTTCCTCAATG GCAAGGTCTCATAGCTATCAATTATCCAGCCAGGGCATTTGGTCTCAACCGTCATATAACTATTACAGAAGCGAAGAAGCTATGTCCAGATCTCATATGTCAACATGTTGCAACTTGGCGCGAAGGCGACGAAAAATGGGCTTATCACAACGATGCTTTTAAGAATATTGCTACACATAAAGTCTCTCTCGATCCTTACAGACTCGAATCAAAACGGATATTGGCGTGTATAAAAGATTGTCTACCAAAACATTTGCAGAGAGTTGAGAAAGCTAGTGTAGATGAGGTTTTCATGGATCTATCTGCCCAAATCCATGCGACGCTTTTGGAGAGATATCCTGAGTTGAAGGGTCCTGCTCCTTATGATGATTTGACAGAACAACTGCCGCTACCCCCCACGACTTTTCTCGACTGGAAAGCCGATGCACTCGTGGATCTAGATAAGAATGAAGCGGAAACTGATGACCCTGATTGGGATGATATAGCAATGCTGATTGGTTCTGAAATCGTACGCACAGTTCGGGCCGCAATACGTGAGAAACTCAAATATACTTGTTCGGCCGGCGTTGCCCAAAACAAAATGCTTTCTAAATTGGGTTCCGCGCATAAGAAGCCAAATCAACAAACGGTTATCCGGAATCGGGCAATTCAGCAATTTTTATCAGGCTTCAAGTTTACtaaaattagaaatttgGGAGGCAAGACAGGTGAGGAAGTGGTCAAGCTATTTAATACAGATATGGTCAATGATCTGTTGCTTGTTCCCGTGGAGCAATTGAAGCAAAAATTAGGAGAAGAGACTGGGACGTGGGTCTACAACGTCATTCGTGGAATTGATGTCAGTGATGTCAATTCACGAACTCAGATAAAGTCGATGTTATCTGCAAAATCGTTTCGACCTAGCATTAACACACCCGAACAGGCTAACAGATGGCTCCGCATTTTTGCGGCGGATATACAATCCCGATTAGTGGAGGAGGGGGTTCTAGAGAACAAGAGAAGGCCCAAGACGATCAATTTGCACCATAGACATGGAGCCCAAAGCAAATCTCGACAAGCGCCTATTCCGCAAGGAAAGCAGATGGATGAAATACTCCTTTTTGAACTTGCCAAGACACTTCTGAATCAAATCATGCTTGATGGGAGGGTTTGGCCTTGTTCTAATTTGAGTTTAAGTGTCGGCGGGTTTGAGGATGGAGTGCCCACTGGTAACATGGGTATCGGGGCGTTTTTGGTCAAAGGTGATGTAGCCAGGGCTCTAAACAATCCAGCTCCGCGAGCCCCGAACGTATCTGCGGAGAGACCTGAAAAGAGACGCCGTGTACTTGATGCAGGAATCCAGAAATTCTTCGTCAAAACAGATAGCGTCGAAGAGcacgatgatgattttggcgGTGAGCAGAGTTTAGCCGGGCCAGGCATCGTATATGAGGAAAAGGGGCATTCGCTTCCCAAAATGGATTTCAAGGCTGCACGTTTACCACAAGAGAATGAGGCGGCCAGAAGCCCAGAAATACCAGCCAATCCCTCTGCCCCAAAACAATCACAAATTACGGAATTTCTATGCACCCGTTGCAATCAGGCGCTGGATTGTGCAGAGGCATTTCAGAGTCATCAAGATTGGCATTTCGCTAAAGATCTTCATGATGAGGATCGTTCAAGGCGTACACCGCCAGCTCCTACTCCTTCCTCCGCCAGCAAAAGGGGTGTGGCATCGAAGAAACGAGGCAACGGACGTGGTAGCCGACCAGAAAAGGGTCAAAGCAAGTTGACATTTGGATAA